The Bifidobacterium asteroides genomic interval CCTATCAGCAGAGTGCCCAATAAACCACCCACACCGTGGATGCCCACCACATCCAAGGAGTCGTCATAGGCGAAACGGAACTTGAGCCCGCAGGCCAGGCAGCAGACGAAACCAGCCAAGAGGCCGATGACCATGGCCCAGAGCGGGGAGACCACGTCGGCCGCCGGCGTGATGGCCACCAGGCCGGCGACCATGCCGGATGCAGCACCCATGGCGGTGTAATGCCCGGTGCGGACCCGTTCAGTAAAGAGCCAGCCCAGGGTGGCGCCGCTGGCGGCTATGGTCGTGGAAACCCAGGCATATCCGGCAGTGCCATTGGCGGCGAAGGCAGACCCGGCATTGAAGCCGAACCATCCGAACCAGAGCAGGAAGGCGCCCAGCATGACCATCGGCACATTGTGGGGGCGTATGGACTCCTTGGGGAAGCCGATGCGCCTGCCGATGATGAGCACAATGACCAGGGCTGCTACTGCCGCGTTGATGTGGATGACCGTACCGCCTGCGAAGTCGTGCGCCTGGGCTCCGATGGCGTTGGAGATGGGTCCATCGGCAGCCAGCAGTCCGTGATTCCAGACCATGTGGGCCATGGGCGCGTAATCCAAGGTGACCCAGAGGGCCACGAAAATCATCCAAGTGCTGATTCTGACTCGCTCTGCCAAGGCTCCCGAGATCAGGGCCACGCAGATCATGGCGAAGGCGGCCTGGAAGGCAATGTCCACCGTATGCGGGTAAGCGGCGTTCGCGGAATCAAGCGAGGTGAAGACCCCGTCCTTGGCCGTGACCGTGTCCTTGAGCAGGAAGCCGGTGATGGGGTCGCCGAAGACGCCTCCGATGTCCTTGCCTGCAAAGGAAATCGACCATCCCCAGAAGGCCCAGATAACCCCGGTCACGGCAATGGCCAGCGTGGACATCATCATCATGTTGAGCACGGCCTTGGCTCGGACCATACCCCCATAGAAGAAAGCCACCGCCGGAGTCATCAGGAAAACCATGGATGCCGCTACCAGCATCCAGGCAGCATTTCCAGAATCCATGCCTACACCTCTCTTTTCCCCATCCGGGCGGGCAGTCCCCAATAAAGAGGACTTTCCTCCGGACAGCCTACGTCAGATTCTCTTCCACTTCCCGATTCATCAAACAGGAAGAGGATGACGGTCAGGTCACCGCCGCATTACCTGCGGGTGACTATTGGATGACCACCGTATGACCAACCGGCCGGCTGGACTACTCGTCTCCCAGGATGCCGTCGACAAAGGACTCGGGATCGAAAACGGCCAGATCGTCGGGCCCCTCGCCCAGCCCGACCAGCTTGACGGGCACGCCCAGCTCCCGCTGGACAGATATGACAATGCCGCCCTTGGCCGAGCCGTCCAGCTTAGTCAGGACAATGCCTGTGATCCCGATGGCCTGGGCGAAGACCTTGGCCTGGATCATCCCGTTCTGCCCGGTAGTGGCATCCAGAACCAGCAGAACCTCGTCCACAGGCAGGTTCTTCTCGATCACCCGCCGGATCTTGCCCAGTTGGTCCATCAGATTGGCCTTGTTCTGCAGGCGCCCGGCTGTGTCCACAATGAGGACATCTGCCTGATCATTTTTGGCCCGTTCCGCGGCTTCAAAAGCCACCGAGGCCGGATCTGCACCGTCACGGTCGCTGCGGACCACGGGCACACCCACCTTGCCGCCCCAGGTTTCAAGCTGGTCAGCGGCGGCGGCACGGAAGGTATCGGCGGCACCCATGACCACTGACTTGCCATCGGCCACGAACAGCCTGGCCAGCTTGCCCGCCGTGGTGGTCTTGCCTGTGCCGTTGACGCCCACCATGATGATGACCGACGGCCTGTTGGCCTGAGGACGGGCAGCCGCCAGAGTCCGATCCATATCGGGGTCGACCAGATCGATCAGGCGCTGACGAAGGCCACGACGCACGGCTGCGGGGTCCTTCTGCCCTGTGATCCGAGCATCGTCACGCAATTGCTTCACCAGCTGTTCGCTGGCCTCGGCACCCACATCCGCCATGAGCAGGGTGTCTTCCACATCCTCCCAGTCGGACTCGCTCAGATGATCCTTGGTCAGAATGGCAAAGAGGGCCTTGCCAAAGGGGTTGGGGCTCTTGGCCAGCCTGGCCTTGAGTCTGGTCATACGGGATGCAGAGGCCTCCGGATGAGCCAGCTCCTCCTGCGCCGACGATGCCGCTTGCTCAACCGAGGACGGCTGACTGGACTCCTTTGAATCGACTGAGCCGGAACCCGTAGAAGCGTCCAGATCGGGAGAAGCACCCGATGCATGCGAATCCGCTGGGGAGGCATCAGACTCTTGCACCCTGTCGGAGCGAGTGGAATCCCCCTGGGACCGGCGTTTACGGACCGCCACCAGAATGCCGACCACGGCCAGCACCAGGACGATCAGCACCGCGATAAGAATAAGGAGCTGCTGTGTTGTCATAGGTACCAGCCTAAAGGCGAAAAGGGACACAGACGGTCACCACCAACGATCACTTTCCGCTTGGATAGCTCGTTCCCGCCTGCGAACCGCTCTTGACTGCTGGCATGACGTCGGAGGTGGTGGACTGAGGCTCCCGTCGCTGCGAACGCGAAGGCTCAGGGCTGGGTGATCGCAGGGTGGAGTTCCTGGGAGCTGGAGGCCCAGAGGCCGTAGAAGCCAACTGCGCGGCATTCTTCTGTTGTCTCGGGCTGACCGACGATGCGGAATCGCTGCTCGGTGGCGGGGGCAGATTTATTTCGTCCGTGGAATCGGAGGCCAGCATGCCTCGAACTTCCACCACGGAGGAGGAATTGACATAGACCGGATAGGGATGTTCGGAATCTTCAGCGGTTGATGCATCCTCGCCCGATCCAGGGGCGAAAGACAGATGCCCCCCTGCTACACGTGGCAACTGATTCTCTCGCTCCTGCTGACGGCGGGCGGCCCTGTGCACACGCTCATTCAGAGACTGGGAGAAAGCACGGTCCTGGGACTCGCCAAGCGCCAGACGCATGACGAATACGATGAATGCCGCCACCACCAGCACCCATATCAGGACAATCAGCC includes:
- a CDS encoding ammonium transporter — encoded protein: MDSGNAAWMLVAASMVFLMTPAVAFFYGGMVRAKAVLNMMMMSTLAIAVTGVIWAFWGWSISFAGKDIGGVFGDPITGFLLKDTVTAKDGVFTSLDSANAAYPHTVDIAFQAAFAMICVALISGALAERVRISTWMIFVALWVTLDYAPMAHMVWNHGLLAADGPISNAIGAQAHDFAGGTVIHINAAVAALVIVLIIGRRIGFPKESIRPHNVPMVMLGAFLLWFGWFGFNAGSAFAANGTAGYAWVSTTIAASGATLGWLFTERVRTGHYTAMGAASGMVAGLVAITPAADVVSPLWAMVIGLLAGFVCCLACGLKFRFAYDDSLDVVGIHGVGGLLGTLLIGFFGTGTGFLAGGNFRQLLVQFLVALIAIIYAAAVTGVIAFALEKTIGWRVSKDQEVIGVDQSDQGESAYDFGSILN
- the ftsY gene encoding signal recognition particle-docking protein FtsY, whose protein sequence is MTTQQLLILIAVLIVLVLAVVGILVAVRKRRSQGDSTRSDRVQESDASPADSHASGASPDLDASTGSGSVDSKESSQPSSVEQAASSAQEELAHPEASASRMTRLKARLAKSPNPFGKALFAILTKDHLSESDWEDVEDTLLMADVGAEASEQLVKQLRDDARITGQKDPAAVRRGLRQRLIDLVDPDMDRTLAAARPQANRPSVIIMVGVNGTGKTTTAGKLARLFVADGKSVVMGAADTFRAAAADQLETWGGKVGVPVVRSDRDGADPASVAFEAAERAKNDQADVLIVDTAGRLQNKANLMDQLGKIRRVIEKNLPVDEVLLVLDATTGQNGMIQAKVFAQAIGITGIVLTKLDGSAKGGIVISVQRELGVPVKLVGLGEGPDDLAVFDPESFVDGILGDE